A section of the Streptomyces sp. V3I8 genome encodes:
- a CDS encoding sirohydrochlorin chelatase, with product MPEPVLLVIAHGSRDPRHAATVHALVRRVRARRPGLRVETGFLDFNVPSVSGVLESLAAEGVRDVVALPLLLTRAFHAKSDIPAVLGQAPARLRIRQAEVLGPSPLLTSALERRLYEAGLSPGDKSSTGVVLASAGSTDPEAIAVIAGIAREWRRAGWCAVRPAFASASLPRTEEAVEALRALGCARVAVAPYVLAPGFLPDRIARGAGVARAEVLADVLGAAPEVCRLLLTRYDEARRPALAALGA from the coding sequence ATGCCGGAACCGGTACTCCTCGTCATCGCCCACGGCAGCCGCGACCCGCGTCATGCCGCGACCGTGCACGCCCTGGTACGCCGGGTGCGGGCGCGGCGGCCCGGGCTGCGCGTGGAGACCGGCTTCCTGGACTTCAACGTCCCCTCGGTCTCCGGTGTGCTGGAGTCCCTCGCCGCGGAGGGCGTACGGGACGTGGTGGCCCTGCCCCTGCTCCTCACCCGGGCCTTCCATGCCAAGTCGGACATCCCGGCGGTGCTGGGCCAGGCACCCGCCCGGCTGCGGATCCGGCAGGCCGAGGTGCTCGGCCCGTCGCCGCTGCTGACGTCCGCGCTCGAACGGCGCCTGTACGAGGCGGGGCTGTCCCCCGGCGACAAGTCCTCGACCGGGGTCGTACTGGCCTCGGCGGGGTCCACGGACCCGGAGGCGATCGCGGTGATCGCGGGAATCGCGCGGGAGTGGCGGCGGGCCGGCTGGTGCGCCGTGCGGCCCGCGTTCGCCTCCGCGTCGCTCCCCCGGACGGAGGAGGCGGTGGAGGCGCTGCGCGCGCTGGGGTGCGCGCGGGTGGCTGTCGCGCCGTACGTCCTCGCGCCGGGGTTCCTGCCGGACCGGATCGCGCGGGGTGCCGGCGTCGCTCGCGCGGAGGTGCTCGCGGACGTGCTGGGGGCGGCGCCGGAGGTGTGCCGGCTGCTGCTGACGCGGTACGACGAGGCGCGCCGCCCGGCGCTGGCCGCGCTGGGCGCCTGA
- a CDS encoding ABC transporter ATP-binding protein, with the protein MATALAKTADTGTPVEYAARIEHVSKSFTGPAGQQLVLDDITLDVAPGEFVTLLGASGCGKSTLLNLVAGLDKPSAGGISTDGRPALMFQEHALFPWLTAGKNIELALRLRGLPKAERRGRAEELLELVRLKGAYGKRVHELSGGMRQRVALARALAQDSRLLLMDEPFAALDAITRDVLHDELTRIWRETRVSVLFVTHNVREAVRLAERVVLLSSRPGRIAREWTVGIPQPRRIEDTEVAELSVEITEQLRGEIRRHGQH; encoded by the coding sequence ATGGCAACCGCCCTCGCCAAGACCGCCGACACCGGTACGCCGGTGGAGTACGCCGCCCGCATCGAGCATGTCTCGAAGTCCTTCACCGGCCCCGCCGGGCAGCAGCTCGTCCTGGACGACATCACGCTCGATGTCGCCCCCGGCGAGTTCGTCACCCTCCTGGGAGCCTCCGGGTGCGGCAAGTCGACGCTGCTGAACCTGGTCGCCGGGCTCGACAAGCCGTCCGCGGGCGGTATCAGCACCGACGGCCGGCCGGCCCTGATGTTCCAGGAGCACGCCCTTTTCCCGTGGCTGACCGCGGGCAAGAACATCGAACTGGCCCTGCGGCTGCGGGGTCTGCCCAAGGCGGAGCGCCGTGGCAGGGCGGAGGAGCTCCTGGAGCTCGTCCGGCTGAAGGGCGCGTACGGCAAGCGGGTGCACGAGCTGTCGGGCGGTATGCGGCAGCGCGTCGCCCTGGCCCGCGCGCTCGCCCAGGACAGCCGGCTGCTGCTGATGGACGAGCCGTTCGCGGCCCTCGACGCCATCACGCGGGACGTGCTGCACGACGAGCTGACCCGTATCTGGCGCGAGACGCGCGTGTCGGTGCTGTTCGTGACGCACAACGTGCGCGAGGCGGTGCGGCTCGCCGAGCGCGTGGTGCTGCTGTCCTCGCGTCCGGGGCGCATCGCGCGGGAGTGGACGGTCGGCATCCCGCAGCCGCGCCGCATCGAGGACACCGAGGTGGCGGAGCTGTCCGTCGAGATCACCGAACAACTGCGTGGGGAGATCCGCCGTCATGGCCAGCACTGA
- a CDS encoding aliphatic sulfonate ABC transporter substrate-binding protein yields MPAKGSTLLRRGIAAAAALPLLTLAACGYGSDSEDEGTSKVAAEGKKLSADTVRIGYFPNLTHATALVGDQEGLLQKELGGTKASYSQFNAGPSEIEALNSGSIDIGWIGPSPAINGYSTTDGKGLRIIGGSASGGVKLVVNPKKVKSLKDVKGKKIATPQLGNTQDVAFLNWIAEQGWKVNAQSGKGDVSVVRTDNKITPDAYKSGSIDGAWVPEPTASKLVAEGAKVLLDEADLWPDKKFVITNIIVSQKFLKAHPDVVEAVLRGSVKTNKWINANPDEAKAAANTKLKELSGKELPAEVIDPAWKSIQFTDDPLASTLNSEAEHAVKAGLLEKPLLDGIYDLAPLNKVLKAEGADPVDDAGLGVK; encoded by the coding sequence GTGCCTGCCAAGGGCTCCACACTGCTTCGCCGCGGCATCGCCGCCGCCGCTGCTCTTCCCCTCCTCACCCTCGCCGCCTGCGGCTACGGTTCCGACTCCGAGGACGAGGGCACCTCGAAGGTCGCCGCCGAGGGCAAGAAGCTCTCCGCCGACACCGTGCGGATCGGCTACTTCCCGAACCTGACGCACGCCACCGCGCTCGTGGGTGACCAGGAAGGGCTGCTGCAGAAGGAGCTCGGGGGCACGAAGGCCTCGTACTCCCAGTTCAACGCGGGTCCCTCCGAGATCGAGGCGCTCAACTCCGGGTCGATCGACATCGGCTGGATCGGCCCCTCCCCCGCCATCAACGGCTACAGCACGACCGACGGCAAGGGCCTGCGGATCATCGGCGGTTCGGCGTCCGGCGGGGTGAAGCTGGTGGTGAACCCCAAGAAGGTCAAGTCCCTGAAGGACGTCAAGGGCAAGAAGATCGCCACCCCCCAGCTGGGCAACACGCAGGACGTGGCGTTCCTCAACTGGATCGCCGAGCAGGGCTGGAAGGTGAACGCCCAGAGCGGCAAGGGCGACGTCTCCGTGGTCCGTACGGACAACAAGATCACGCCGGACGCCTACAAGTCGGGCTCCATCGACGGCGCGTGGGTGCCGGAGCCGACCGCGTCCAAGCTGGTCGCCGAGGGTGCGAAGGTGCTGCTCGACGAGGCCGACCTGTGGCCGGACAAGAAGTTCGTGATCACGAACATCATCGTGTCGCAGAAGTTCCTGAAGGCGCACCCGGACGTCGTCGAGGCCGTGCTGCGCGGCTCGGTGAAGACCAACAAGTGGATCAACGCCAACCCGGACGAGGCGAAGGCCGCCGCCAACACCAAGCTCAAGGAGCTGTCCGGCAAGGAGCTGCCCGCCGAGGTCATCGACCCGGCGTGGAAGTCGATCCAGTTCACCGACGACCCGCTGGCCTCGACCCTCAACAGCGAGGCCGAGCACGCGGTGAAGGCCGGTCTGCTGGAGAAGCCGCTGCTCGACGGCATCTACGACCTCGCCCCGCTGAACAAGGTCCTGAAGGCCGAGGGCGCGGACCCGGTCGACGACGCCGGGCTCGGCGTCAAGTAG
- a CDS encoding sulfate adenylyltransferase subunit 1: MTSSTEPTQRTEPLSAEQLSATTLLRFATAGSVDDGKSTLVGRLLHDSKSVLTDQLEAVEHASRNRGQDTPDLALLTDGLRAEREQGITIDVAYRYFATAKRRFILADTPGHVQYTRNMVTGASTAELTVVLVDARNGVVEQTRRHAAIAALLRVPHVVLAVNKMDLVDYQEPVFAAIAEEFTAYASELGVPEITAIPISALAGDNVVDPSANMDWYGGPTFLEHLETLPVSHDLATCHARLPVQYVIRPQTAEHPDYRGYAGQIAAGAFRVGEQVTVLPSGRTSRIASIDLLGEPVDLAWTTQSVTVLLEDDIDISRGDLIVPTQDAPATTQDIEATVCHVADAPLTIGHRVLLKHGTRTVKAVVKDIPSRLTLDDLSLHPHPGHLVANDIGRVKIRTAEPLPVDAYADSRRTGSFILIDPADGTTLTAGMVGESFASPEPVKAEADDDGWDF, translated from the coding sequence ATGACCAGCAGCACCGAACCCACCCAGCGCACCGAGCCCCTGTCGGCCGAGCAGCTGTCCGCAACGACACTGCTGCGCTTCGCGACCGCCGGTTCCGTCGACGACGGCAAGTCCACCCTCGTGGGACGCCTGCTCCACGACTCCAAGTCGGTCCTCACCGACCAGCTCGAAGCCGTCGAACACGCCTCCCGCAACCGCGGCCAGGACACCCCCGACCTCGCCCTGCTCACCGACGGCCTGCGCGCCGAACGCGAACAGGGCATCACCATCGACGTCGCCTACCGCTACTTCGCCACAGCGAAACGACGCTTCATCCTCGCCGACACCCCGGGGCATGTGCAGTACACCCGCAACATGGTCACCGGCGCCTCCACCGCCGAGCTGACGGTGGTCCTGGTCGACGCCCGCAACGGAGTCGTCGAACAGACCCGCCGCCACGCCGCCATCGCCGCCCTCCTGCGCGTCCCCCACGTCGTCCTCGCCGTGAACAAGATGGACCTCGTCGACTACCAGGAACCGGTGTTCGCCGCGATCGCCGAGGAGTTCACGGCGTACGCGTCCGAACTGGGCGTTCCCGAGATCACCGCGATCCCCATCTCCGCGCTCGCCGGGGACAACGTGGTGGACCCCTCCGCGAACATGGACTGGTACGGCGGGCCCACCTTCCTGGAGCACCTGGAGACCCTCCCGGTCAGCCACGACCTCGCGACCTGCCACGCGCGGCTGCCCGTGCAGTACGTGATCCGTCCGCAGACCGCCGAGCACCCGGACTACCGCGGGTACGCCGGCCAGATCGCGGCCGGCGCGTTCCGGGTCGGCGAGCAGGTCACCGTGCTGCCCTCGGGGCGCACCTCGCGAATCGCCTCGATCGACCTGCTGGGCGAGCCGGTCGACCTGGCCTGGACGACGCAGTCGGTGACGGTCCTCCTGGAGGACGACATCGACATCTCGCGCGGCGACCTGATCGTGCCGACCCAGGACGCGCCCGCGACGACGCAGGACATCGAGGCGACGGTCTGCCACGTCGCGGACGCGCCGCTGACCATCGGCCACCGGGTGCTGCTCAAGCACGGCACCCGCACGGTCAAGGCGGTCGTCAAGGACATCCCGTCGCGGCTGACCCTCGACGACCTGTCCCTGCACCCGCACCCGGGCCACCTGGTCGCCAACGACATCGGCCGCGTCAAGATCCGTACCGCCGAGCCGCTGCCGGTGGACGCGTACGCCGACTCCCGGCGCACCGGCTCGTTCATCCTCATCGACCCCGCCGACGGCACCACGCTCACCGCGGGCATGGTCGGCGAGTCCTTCGCCTCGCCGGAGCCGGTCAAGGCCGAGGCGGACGACGACGGGTGGGACTTCTGA
- the cysD gene encoding sulfate adenylyltransferase subunit CysD produces MTTTVADVSEEGTGSPYALSHLDALESEAVHIFREVAGEFERPVVLFSGGKDSIVMLHLALKAFAPAAVPFSLLHVDTGHNFPEVLEYRDRTVEKHGLRLHVASVQDYIDRGVLKERPDGVRNPLQTLPLTEKIQAERFDAVFGGGRRDEEKARAKERVFSLRDEFSQWDPRRQRPELWNLYNGRHAPGEHVRVFPLSNWTELDVWQYIAREGIELPQIYFAHERDVFQRAGMWLTAGEWGGPKDGETVQTRLVRYRTVGDMSCTGAVDSHATTLEAVITEIAASRLTERGATRADDKMSEAAMEDRKREGYF; encoded by the coding sequence ATGACGACGACCGTCGCCGACGTCTCCGAGGAGGGGACCGGCAGCCCGTACGCCCTGAGCCACCTGGACGCTCTGGAGTCCGAGGCGGTGCACATCTTCCGTGAGGTGGCAGGCGAGTTCGAGCGGCCGGTGGTTCTGTTCTCCGGCGGCAAGGACTCCATCGTCATGCTGCATCTGGCGCTGAAGGCGTTCGCGCCCGCCGCGGTGCCCTTCTCCCTCCTGCACGTGGACACCGGACACAATTTCCCGGAGGTCCTGGAGTACCGCGACCGCACGGTCGAGAAGCACGGCCTGCGCCTGCACGTGGCCTCCGTGCAGGACTACATCGACCGCGGTGTGCTCAAGGAGCGCCCCGACGGCGTCCGCAACCCCCTGCAGACCCTGCCCCTGACCGAGAAGATCCAGGCCGAACGCTTCGACGCCGTCTTCGGCGGCGGACGCCGGGACGAGGAGAAGGCCCGCGCCAAGGAGCGCGTGTTCTCCCTGCGCGACGAGTTCTCCCAGTGGGACCCCCGCCGCCAGCGCCCCGAACTGTGGAACCTCTACAACGGCCGCCACGCCCCCGGCGAACACGTCCGCGTCTTCCCGCTGTCCAACTGGACCGAACTCGACGTGTGGCAGTACATCGCCCGCGAGGGCATCGAGCTGCCCCAGATCTACTTCGCGCACGAACGGGACGTCTTCCAGCGCGCCGGCATGTGGCTCACCGCCGGTGAATGGGGCGGCCCCAAGGACGGCGAGACGGTGCAGACCCGCCTCGTGCGCTACCGCACGGTCGGGGACATGTCCTGCACCGGCGCGGTCGACTCCCACGCCACCACCCTGGAAGCCGTGATCACCGAGATCGCCGCCTCCCGCCTCACCGAACGCGGCGCCACCCGCGCCGACGACAAGATGTCCGAGGCCGCGATGGAAGACCGCAAGCGCGAGGGGTACTTCTAA
- a CDS encoding ABC transporter permease: MASTEASAVKDTGATGAGDLAGLEAGLDALETVQTGRTSFRKTFVEKIFPPIVAVALVLVVWQVLVWAEVTDSYKLPAPSAVWDEVQEAWLEGTLLEYIWTSVSRGLLGFLMALVIGTPLGLLVARVKFVRAAIGPILSGLQSLPSVAWVPPAVLWLGLNDSMMYAVILLGAVPSIANGLVSGVDQVPPLFLRAGRTLGATGLRGTWHIVVPAALPGYLAGLKQGWAFSWRSLMAAEIIASSPDLGIGLGQLLENGRTANSMPMVFLAILLILIVGIAIDLLIFSPLERWVLRSRGLLVKS; encoded by the coding sequence ATGGCCAGCACTGAGGCGAGCGCCGTCAAGGACACGGGAGCCACGGGCGCCGGGGATCTCGCCGGACTCGAGGCGGGCCTCGACGCGCTGGAGACGGTCCAGACCGGGCGCACCTCGTTCCGGAAGACCTTCGTGGAGAAGATCTTCCCCCCGATCGTGGCCGTGGCCCTGGTGCTGGTGGTCTGGCAGGTCCTGGTGTGGGCGGAGGTCACCGACAGCTACAAGCTGCCGGCGCCGTCCGCGGTCTGGGACGAGGTCCAGGAGGCCTGGCTGGAGGGCACGCTCCTCGAATACATCTGGACCAGCGTCTCCCGCGGTCTGCTGGGCTTCCTGATGGCGCTCGTCATCGGCACGCCGCTGGGGCTCCTCGTCGCGCGGGTGAAGTTCGTCCGCGCGGCGATCGGCCCGATCCTGTCCGGACTCCAGTCGCTGCCGTCGGTGGCGTGGGTGCCGCCGGCCGTCCTGTGGCTCGGGCTCAACGACTCGATGATGTACGCCGTCATCCTGCTCGGCGCGGTCCCCTCGATCGCCAACGGGCTCGTCTCCGGTGTCGACCAGGTGCCGCCGCTGTTCCTGCGGGCGGGCCGCACCCTGGGCGCGACGGGCCTGCGCGGCACCTGGCACATCGTGGTCCCGGCCGCGCTGCCCGGCTACCTGGCGGGGCTGAAGCAGGGCTGGGCGTTCTCGTGGCGCTCCCTGATGGCCGCCGAGATCATCGCGTCCTCGCCCGACCTGGGCATCGGCCTGGGCCAGCTCCTCGAGAACGGCCGTACGGCCAACAGCATGCCCATGGTGTTCCTCGCCATCCTCCTCATCCTGATCGTCGGCATCGCCATCGACCTGCTGATCTTCAGTCCGCTGGAGCGGTGGGTCCTGCGCAGCCGCGGTCTCCTCGTGAAGAGCTGA